The Primulina eburnea isolate SZY01 chromosome 6, ASM2296580v1, whole genome shotgun sequence genome contains a region encoding:
- the LOC140833936 gene encoding protein SPA1-RELATED 3-like isoform X2 yields the protein MKGSSEGAWQSSDSCRELSSSSLRNRELSDSSRGLNSNLRNLRGSTNRFSRDTASHDYGFIPVRKGREKALWPRIYNYSTPVGADDGDEVRGPVVKALECNDVSLRHWLDSPQRAVNAVECFHIYSQIVDFVNEAHSHGNVVQNVRPSCFVMSSFNHVSFVEAVSLSEPEHRSNSRTAEIKCSSWPLDSLSYHSSGSLKGTPGPWLASNPVNADSRLNSETNCLNSYSAQVMHSLEDISSAQKGDQKHSFSMKQMILMESNWYSSPEEIVGDPISGASDIYRLGVLLFELFYTSASLEEKCTTMENLRHRVFPSQLLLKWPKEVSFCLWLLHPEPSNRPKISELLRSYFLNSPRDVLDEQEAIIDLPEKIEEQELLLEFLMLLQQRKHDASDSLSETIAFISEDIEEVTKLQTALRLKGDLELKLDESTHSSSDLMKVAAHDDFGSSGSRKRSRQEFYTEPDDSNCIETPGGDQGSILSRSSRLMKNFQKLESAYYSTRRRDVKVTSLPLPRHSLVSSDGKRSAVVTEKSCFTNPTSKEMRNERGKSGWINTFLEGLCKYLSFSMLKVKADLKQGDLLNSSNLICSLSFDRDGEFFATAGVSKKIKVFEYNSILNGDRDIRYPVVEMASGTKLSSICWSGYIKSQIASSNFEGVVQVWDATRSQIFLEMKEHERRVWSVDFSMADPTMLASGSDDGSVKLWNINQAILFLHLVDVSFETKRSKCRYY from the exons ATGAAGGGGTCCTCTGAGGGTGCTTGGCAGAGTTCTGATAGCTGTAGGGAGTTGAGTTCTTCATCACTCCGGAATAGAGAGCTGTCAGATAGTTCTAGAGGTTTGAATTCAAATCTCAGGAATCTTCGAGGAAGTACGAACAGGTTTTCACGGGATACTGCATCACATGATTATGGGTTTATACCAGTAAGGAAAGGGAGAGAAAAAGCGCTCTGGCCACGTATCTACAATTATAGTACTCCGGTTGGAGCTGATGATGGCGACGAAGTGAGAGGTCCTGTTGTTAAGGCCTTGGAATGTAATGATGTTAGTTTGAGACATTGGTTGGATAGTCCACAAAGGGCAGTTAATGCTGTTGAATGTTTTCACATATATTCTCAAATTGTGGACTTTGTGAACGAAGCTCATTCTCATGGAAATGTTGTTCAAAATGTTCGGCCCTCATGCTTTGTCATGTCCTCGTTCAATCATGTTTCTTTTGTGGAGGCTGTTTCTCTCTCAGAGCCGGAACATAGATCAAACAGCCGAACAGCTGAGATCAAGTGTTCTTCTTGGCCTCTTGACTCTCTCTCATACCATAGTTCAGGAAGTCTAAAAGGCACACCAGGTCCTTGGCTGGCGAGTAATCCAGTCAATGCTGATTCACGGTTGAATTCCGAAACCAATTGCTTGAATTCATACTCAGCTCAGGTCATGCATTCCTTGGAAGACATTAGCAGTGCACAAAAGGGAGATCAGAAGCACTCTTTTTCAATGAAACAAATGATTCTCATGGAATCAAATTGGTATAGTAGTCCGGAAGAAATTGTGGGTGATCCTATTTCTGGTGCTTCTGATATTTATAGGCTCGGAGTCTTGCTTTTTGAG CTATTTTACACTTCTGCTTCCCTGGAAGAGAAATGCACAACCATGGAAAACCTGAGGCATCGTGTGTTTCCATCTCAATTGCTTCTTAAGTGGCCTAAAGAAGTTTCATTTTGTTTGTGGTTGCTGCACCCTGAGCCAAGTAACCGCCCTAAGATAAG TGAGCTGTTACGAAGTTATTTTTTGAATTCACCAAGAGATGTGTTAGATGAACAAGAAGCTATTATAGATCTTCCAGAAAAGATAGAGGAGCAGGAGTTGCTTCTCGAATTTCTTATGCTATTGCAGCAGAGAAAACATGATGCTTCAGATAGCTTAAGTGAGACAATAGCCTTTATATCTGAAGATATAGAAGAAGTCACAAAGTTGCAAACAGCTCTCAGGCTTAAAGGAGATTTGGAATTAAAATTGGACGAAAGTACACATTCATCCTCTGATTTGATGAAGGTTGCTGCTCATGATGATTTTGGAAGCTCAGGGAGCAGAAAGCGAAGCAGACAGGAATTTTACACTGAACCTGATGACTCTAATTGCATAGAGACGCCTGGTGGAGATCAAGGAAGCATTCTGTCCAGAAGTTCTCGGCTCATGAAGAATTTTCAGAAATTGGAATCAGCTTACTATTCAACGAGACGCAGGGATGTCAAAGTAACTAGCCTACCACTGCCTAGACATTCTCTTGTCAGTAGTGATGGTAAAAGATCTGCTGTTGTCACTGAAAAAAGCTGTTTTACGAATCCAACATCTAAAGAAATGCGTAATGAGCGTGGAAAAAGTGGATGGATAAATACTTTTCTAGAAGGGTTATGCAAGTATTTGTCTTTCAGTATGCTCAAAGTTAAAGCAGACTTGAAACAAGGGGATCTCTTAAATTCATCTAACCTGATATGTTCCCTTAGCTTCGACCGTGATGGAGAGTTTTTTGCTACAGCTGGGGTAAGCAAAAAGATCAAAGTTTTTGAATATAACTCAATCTTGAATGGAGATCGGGATATTCGTTACCCTGTGGTTGAAATGGCAAGTGGAACTAAACTCAGCAGTATATGTTGGAGTGGCTACATTAAGAGTCAGATTGCTTCAAGTAACTTTGAAGGTGTGGTGCAG GTATGGGATGCCACAAGAAGTCAAATTTTCTTGGAAATGAAAGAGCATGAACGTCGCGTATGGTCTGTCGACTTTTCCATGGCAGATCCAACAATGCTTGCCAGTGGGAGTGATGATGGTTCAGTTAAGCTTTGGAATATCAATCAGGCAATTCTATTTTTGCACTTGGTGGATGTCAGCTTTGAAACTAAAC GGAGCAAGTGTCGGTACTATTAA
- the LOC140833936 gene encoding protein SPA1-RELATED 4-like isoform X1, with the protein MKGSSEGAWQSSDSCRELSSSSLRNRELSDSSRGLNSNLRNLRGSTNRFSRDTASHDYGFIPVRKGREKALWPRIYNYSTPVGADDGDEVRGPVVKALECNDVSLRHWLDSPQRAVNAVECFHIYSQIVDFVNEAHSHGNVVQNVRPSCFVMSSFNHVSFVEAVSLSEPEHRSNSRTAEIKCSSWPLDSLSYHSSGSLKGTPGPWLASNPVNADSRLNSETNCLNSYSAQVMHSLEDISSAQKGDQKHSFSMKQMILMESNWYSSPEEIVGDPISGASDIYRLGVLLFELFYTSASLEEKCTTMENLRHRVFPSQLLLKWPKEVSFCLWLLHPEPSNRPKISELLRSYFLNSPRDVLDEQEAIIDLPEKIEEQELLLEFLMLLQQRKHDASDSLSETIAFISEDIEEVTKLQTALRLKGDLELKLDESTHSSSDLMKVAAHDDFGSSGSRKRSRQEFYTEPDDSNCIETPGGDQGSILSRSSRLMKNFQKLESAYYSTRRRDVKVTSLPLPRHSLVSSDGKRSAVVTEKSCFTNPTSKEMRNERGKSGWINTFLEGLCKYLSFSMLKVKADLKQGDLLNSSNLICSLSFDRDGEFFATAGVSKKIKVFEYNSILNGDRDIRYPVVEMASGTKLSSICWSGYIKSQIASSNFEGVVQVWDATRSQIFLEMKEHERRVWSVDFSMADPTMLASGSDDGSVKLWNINQGASVGTIKTKANVCCVQFPSDSAHCLAFGSADHRIYYYDLRNSKMPLCTLVGHHKTVSYVKFIDSTTLVSASTDNTLKLWDLSMCNSRVLDCPMQSFTGHLNVKNFVGLSVSEGFIATGSETNEVFVYHKALPMPALSCKFNSSDSFSVDEVDDSTQFVSSVCWRGQSSTLVAANSMGHIKVLEMA; encoded by the exons ATGAAGGGGTCCTCTGAGGGTGCTTGGCAGAGTTCTGATAGCTGTAGGGAGTTGAGTTCTTCATCACTCCGGAATAGAGAGCTGTCAGATAGTTCTAGAGGTTTGAATTCAAATCTCAGGAATCTTCGAGGAAGTACGAACAGGTTTTCACGGGATACTGCATCACATGATTATGGGTTTATACCAGTAAGGAAAGGGAGAGAAAAAGCGCTCTGGCCACGTATCTACAATTATAGTACTCCGGTTGGAGCTGATGATGGCGACGAAGTGAGAGGTCCTGTTGTTAAGGCCTTGGAATGTAATGATGTTAGTTTGAGACATTGGTTGGATAGTCCACAAAGGGCAGTTAATGCTGTTGAATGTTTTCACATATATTCTCAAATTGTGGACTTTGTGAACGAAGCTCATTCTCATGGAAATGTTGTTCAAAATGTTCGGCCCTCATGCTTTGTCATGTCCTCGTTCAATCATGTTTCTTTTGTGGAGGCTGTTTCTCTCTCAGAGCCGGAACATAGATCAAACAGCCGAACAGCTGAGATCAAGTGTTCTTCTTGGCCTCTTGACTCTCTCTCATACCATAGTTCAGGAAGTCTAAAAGGCACACCAGGTCCTTGGCTGGCGAGTAATCCAGTCAATGCTGATTCACGGTTGAATTCCGAAACCAATTGCTTGAATTCATACTCAGCTCAGGTCATGCATTCCTTGGAAGACATTAGCAGTGCACAAAAGGGAGATCAGAAGCACTCTTTTTCAATGAAACAAATGATTCTCATGGAATCAAATTGGTATAGTAGTCCGGAAGAAATTGTGGGTGATCCTATTTCTGGTGCTTCTGATATTTATAGGCTCGGAGTCTTGCTTTTTGAG CTATTTTACACTTCTGCTTCCCTGGAAGAGAAATGCACAACCATGGAAAACCTGAGGCATCGTGTGTTTCCATCTCAATTGCTTCTTAAGTGGCCTAAAGAAGTTTCATTTTGTTTGTGGTTGCTGCACCCTGAGCCAAGTAACCGCCCTAAGATAAG TGAGCTGTTACGAAGTTATTTTTTGAATTCACCAAGAGATGTGTTAGATGAACAAGAAGCTATTATAGATCTTCCAGAAAAGATAGAGGAGCAGGAGTTGCTTCTCGAATTTCTTATGCTATTGCAGCAGAGAAAACATGATGCTTCAGATAGCTTAAGTGAGACAATAGCCTTTATATCTGAAGATATAGAAGAAGTCACAAAGTTGCAAACAGCTCTCAGGCTTAAAGGAGATTTGGAATTAAAATTGGACGAAAGTACACATTCATCCTCTGATTTGATGAAGGTTGCTGCTCATGATGATTTTGGAAGCTCAGGGAGCAGAAAGCGAAGCAGACAGGAATTTTACACTGAACCTGATGACTCTAATTGCATAGAGACGCCTGGTGGAGATCAAGGAAGCATTCTGTCCAGAAGTTCTCGGCTCATGAAGAATTTTCAGAAATTGGAATCAGCTTACTATTCAACGAGACGCAGGGATGTCAAAGTAACTAGCCTACCACTGCCTAGACATTCTCTTGTCAGTAGTGATGGTAAAAGATCTGCTGTTGTCACTGAAAAAAGCTGTTTTACGAATCCAACATCTAAAGAAATGCGTAATGAGCGTGGAAAAAGTGGATGGATAAATACTTTTCTAGAAGGGTTATGCAAGTATTTGTCTTTCAGTATGCTCAAAGTTAAAGCAGACTTGAAACAAGGGGATCTCTTAAATTCATCTAACCTGATATGTTCCCTTAGCTTCGACCGTGATGGAGAGTTTTTTGCTACAGCTGGGGTAAGCAAAAAGATCAAAGTTTTTGAATATAACTCAATCTTGAATGGAGATCGGGATATTCGTTACCCTGTGGTTGAAATGGCAAGTGGAACTAAACTCAGCAGTATATGTTGGAGTGGCTACATTAAGAGTCAGATTGCTTCAAGTAACTTTGAAGGTGTGGTGCAG GTATGGGATGCCACAAGAAGTCAAATTTTCTTGGAAATGAAAGAGCATGAACGTCGCGTATGGTCTGTCGACTTTTCCATGGCAGATCCAACAATGCTTGCCAGTGGGAGTGATGATGGTTCAGTTAAGCTTTGGAATATCAATCAG GGAGCAAGTGTCGGTACTATTAAGACAAAGGCCAATGTTTGCTGTGTGCAATTTCCGTCAGACTCTGCTCATTGTCTAGCATTTGGGTCTGCTGATCATAGGATATATTATTACGATCTTCGTAATTCAAAAATGCCCTTGTGCACTCTAGTTGGGCACCATAAAACAGTTAGCTATGTGAAGTTCATAGATTCAACTACACTTGTGTCTGCTTCTACTGATAATACGCTAAAGCTCTGGGATTTGTCAATGTGTAATTCAAGAGTTCTTGACTGTCCTATGCAGTCATTCACAGGTCACCTGAATGTCAAG AATTTTGTGGGCTTGTCTGTTTCTGAAGGATTTATTGCAACTGGTTCAGAAACAAATGAG GTTTTTGTTTACCACAAGGCTTTGCCTATGCCTGCCCTGTCTTGTAAATTCAACAGCAGTGATTCATTTTCTGTTGATGAAGTCGACGATTCGACACAGTTCGTTTCATCTGTGTGTTGGCGTGGTCAGTCTTCCACCTTAGTTGCTGCAAATTCCATGGGACACATTAAGGTCTTGGAGATGGCTTAG